TGGACCCATGGTCGAGAATACCGATTCAAGTGAGCAGTTGCTGTCAGATAGCAATCACTGGAGACTGGCTCTCTCCCTCGACAAGCAGCGCCAGCCCGTGGCGGGCAGCGAGAAAGCCCTGGCCGACGCCATCCGGCGGGGCGCCGACCTCAGAATCTATACCGAGTTCCGGCACAACGAGCACGTGGACCGGGACTCCGACAATCCCGAACTGGTTCAGGAGGTCTCCGACTTTCGGGTGACATATCTGCTGGAAGATCGATGGACGGCCGGGATCATGAATCTCAGGCAGCCGGTGGGACTGGTGGAGGACGGCTTTGGCCCCCGGGCATCCATGTCCTTCTTCATGTACAACCAGAACGGCCTGCAGGCCATCGCCCGGCCCTACCTGGACGGCAGGCCGGACGAAGGTCTACCGGGGTCCTCACCCCCCTACGATCAGGGTTCTGATCCCAACACCCACCGCTTCGACGATTGGGATGCAGGCACCAACGCCCCCAGCCACAACTTTGTCTATGACTTCGAATCCTACGGTTTCCATGTGCTCGATGTCTGGGAAGAGGTTCTCTCTCACACCGAGGACGGCACGGTGGTGTCGGGATCGGTAGAGGAACTGGCCAGGCAATGCGCCCGCGGCCGGGACGTCAAGGTGGGGCTCCGGGGTCTGTGCGCCGACCTGGCCGAGGACCCGGCAAAGGCCATGGACCACGAGGTATTCGTCCACGTGGGTCCCAACTACTACTATACCGACCAGAAACGGCTGTGGGGGGCTGCCCAGCCGGTAGTTCGGGTCAAGCCTTCAATTCCGATCCGGTACCGGAGCAAGGGCTGGGATTTCGGTTGGCTGTTGGCTCGCACCGACGGCTACCTGGCCCGTTGGCTGGTCAATCCATACACCCTTGAGTTTCAAAAGAGCCAGGTCCGCTGCGCGGCCCGCTGGTTCGTGCGCTGAAGAAGGGCCGGAGCACGCTTCCCGGTGAGGCATGCCGGCGCGAGGCAGGGACTTCCCATCCAATCTCTCCAATGGACGATTCCTCGACGTTCCTGAACAAGCGAGACTACCGCAAGACTCCCTTTAAAGTTGGCGTAGCCCTGGGTGAAAGCACCACGGCCGGCGGAACGGCGACTCGACGGGAGCTGACCTGGGTCCACCGGCTGGGCCAGTTGATCGACGAGGCGCAACTGGAGCCGGTCAAGATGATCAACAGCGGATTGGGAGCCAACCTGATTTCCCGGAGAAGCCCTGCCTACGAAAACTCCGGGAAGCCCAGCGCCATGGAGCGTTACGTTAAGCACGTGTTGGCGCATCGACCGGACCTGGTGTTGGTTTCCTATGGGCTGAATGATGCCAGGGGAGGGACGCCTCTCGAGGCGTTCCTGCAGGACCTCGGGCATATCCTGCTGGACATCAAGGAGCGCAGCGGCGCCTTGATGGTGTTGGTGAATGCCTACTACATGACGGCCTTCGATCAATACCCGCCATTCGATCGAGGCAGCCTGGAGTCGTTCATAGGGTTCAATGCCGCCATGCGGCACTTGGCGCAGGAATGTGACGTGCTTTACGCCGATGTCTTCGAGGCCCAGGGAATGGCTCCCTGGATGGTTGACCCTGACGGTGTGCATGCCAATAACCTGGGGCACCGTGTGATAGCCAACCGTGTCTTCGAGGTCTTGGCCAGGAACTGCAGCGCCCTTTCCCAAAGTGCTGTCGAGTTGAGGAAAACCTTCCAACCCTGGCGAGACGAATCGGTGTTGCGCCGGCGGTGAGTCACCTCATTCCGGCTCCAGCACTCCATCCATGTCTCTGCGGCATTGGTCCAGGACCCCAACCAGAAAATAATCCCCTCCCCAGGGCATCACCTGGCCTCCCATCCCGCGGTACTTTTTCAAGGCCTCCAGGGAGGGCACTGTGACTCCCCAGGCCTTGCCGGCCCGGCTGGCCGCGTCGGCCACCCGCCGGACGGCGTCATCCAGAACGAACGGCTTGGCCCCGGGCAGGCTGGACATGCGACGGGTGAGATCGGCGGGGCCTACGAAAAGACAGTCGATCCCCTCCACGGCAGCAATTTCGTCCACGTTGTCCAGTGCCTCAGGGGCTTCGATCTGGGCCAGGATGAAGGTCTCGCGGTTGGCTTCCCCACAGTAGTCGGCTCCCGGTGTCCAGGCAGCCAGGGTGTAGTCGGCGTCCATTCCCGCCCCGTCGACCCCACGGTCACCCAGAGGTGGAAATTTAACCGCTCGGACCAATTGCCTGGCGACCTCCGCGTTGTTGACAAAGGGAAACATGAATCCGGCGGCTCCCTCTTCCAGGTAACGGTACAGCCGAGCGGGCTCGCGGGTGGAGGGACGGATCATGCAATCGATATCGTGGAGATGACACAGGGCCAGAATGGACTGCACTTCTCTGTCGTTCATGGTCCGGTGTTCCAGGTCGAACCAGATCCCGTCGTATTGAGAGTGGGCGGCGTGGCGGATGAAGAAGGGAAGGAAGTGCCCCATTCCACAGATCCGGGCGAACTCTCCGCTGCGGAATTTTTTCAGGACTTTACTCTTTCTCACTGGTGTGGCTCCTGGGGTTCTTTTGGATGTGAGCGGCTGGAATCGATGGTGGAAGTGATCGTCGTCAGACCCTGTCCGCTCCTACCATATCACCTTTATAAATCCACCCGTTTACTCTATGATCCCTGTTTGCTCCCGGGATTCCCGATCGGGGGATCAAGTCCGTGCCGATCGCTTCATGCAACCTGGCTTAAGAAAGCAACTGGACGAAGAGGGCTATGTCATCCTGCGGGGGCTGGTGGAGCCGCAAGTGGTGGCCGAAGCCCGAGCCGATCTCGACGGGCTGGTCGACCAACTGGCTGCCGGGTTGATTCAGGAGGGACGGGCCCCGTCCTCCTTGGCGGAAGAGCCTTTCGAGACCCGGATCTACCGACTTTTCCGGGACTGCCTGGACCAGGCGCCCCAAAGCTTCCGCCACGAACTGCACTTGCCCGGAATCTTCGGCTATTTTTTTCATCCGGAGCTTCTCGACCTGGTGGAGTCGGTCTTGGGCGGCGAGATTCGCCTCTATCCCAACTACACCGTGCGTCCCAAGCTCCCCGACTGGGAGGGGACCCGCATCTGGTGGCACCAGGACGGCGGTTACACCCACTTCGTGCACACCGATGACAGTGTGCGGCACGATGACGTGGAGGAACTGCGAATGCTCAATGTCTGGTCGCCGCTGGTTCCGGCGCGGGAGGAGAACGGCTGCATGCAGTTCGTCCCCGGCAGCCACAAGCTGGGGGTGGTGCCCCACGTCAGTCGACGCTATTACCTGGAGATCGTGGACCCCAGGTATACGCCCCTTTTCGAAAAGGCCGTCTCCATCGAGCTGGACCCGGGAGACGTGGTGCTGTTCAGCAATCTCTTGTTTCACCAGGGATTGCCGAATCGAAGCCGGACGGTTCGCTGGAACCTGGACTGGCGCTATCAGGATGCCCGCCAGCCCACCCTGCGCCAGGACCAGGGACACATCGCCCGCAGCCGCAGCCGGCCGGCCAGCGCCGTGCGGAGCGCCGAAGAGTGGGTCCGGCTGGAATTCCGCTAGTTATTAGAGACCGACTTGCACCGGATCGCATGGAGTCCGGAGATACTGCCTCTGTCTCCGGGCCAATCAAACCAATGGAGGAAACCGATGCCGACGCGCTACCTGAGGATCCCGCTCTTGGGATTGTTTTTGCTGGTCTTTTCCCTGTTGCCCGGTCTGGCCACGGAACGGGTCTTTATCCTCAAGAACGAGGGGGAAATCGTCCAGTACAAGATCAGAGACAAGCAGGAAGAGGTCAAGCGGGTCGCTTCCTACAGCGACAAGGATTTCCCCGGTGTTTTTCCTGCCGCCTCGATCTCCATGAAGCGGGGCAATATCCTCTCGGTTTATGACCGCCAGCGGCATCTGACCGGCCGTCTGGTCTACGACCCGAACGCGGACCGGCTGAAGCTCTATGACGGCAATCCGGGGGATCGTGCCGGGCTGAGCGGGCGGCTCCTGGAACAACCGAACCTTGACGAGACCTTCCGCCAGCGCAGTCACATGTACTTCAAGGACTGGAACAGCGCGCCGCGTCGAGATCCATTGAAGAGCAAGTTCGGGAAGATGACGGGGAGCACCTACAGGGATGTCTTCGTGCTGCAGGGCCGGGTATTCGGGATCTCCGGCGATCACGTGTACCAGCTTACGGACAAGAAGGGAGAGTCCCTGGTGGGCGGTCCCCGAACCGCCCTGGTGTTGTCGGGGGCCGATCTAACGGGTGCTGCCGAAAGCCCCTGGGGCGAGGCCTTCATTGCCGATGCTGCTTCCGATCAGCTTCACCGTGTTTTTCTGAGGGAGGGAGAACTGGTGGCGGAGAACCCTGTAAAGAGTCCGACCCTGAAATCTCCCAGCGGTCTCGACTTCACGGCTTCCGGGGAACTGTTCGTCGCCAACGGCACGGCCAACCCTCACGCCGTATCCCGACTCAAGTTCAATCTGAGCGGCTTCACCCGTTGGTGGCCGCGGGCCGGGAAGGGATTGGATCTCGACGGGAGCGGCGCCCTGGATGTGGCGGTGGCGGAGCCGGTAGGGTACGTGATCTCCGAGAAGACCCATCCTATCCGGCAACTCAGCGCTGAAGAGGCCGGAGGGCACTTCGGTATTTCACAGGTAGTCTATCTCGCACCGCAAATCAACTCGGAATCGGCGGTCATCGCCCTGGTTCAGTACGGCCCCGGGGGAAACACCCCGGTCCATTACCATCCGAAAATGGAGCAGATCGAAATCGTGCTGGAGGGCAAAGCCCTGTGGGAGGTGGGCGAGTTCGAGCGCGAAGTCGGCCCGGGGGACGTCATCTTCACTCCCCGCTTCGTCAAGCACGGATACAAGGTGCTCGGGGACAAGCCCTTCAAGTTCCTGCAGTTGGAGTGGAGGAATATCGAGGATTAGGCGGAAACACGCCCTGTTCAACTCTGTACTGGCGGCGCCGTCATATGGAGGAACGGCGGCGCGGCTAGGTGAAAAGTGAATAGTGGCTAGTGATCAGTGGATAGTTTTTCGATCCACACGGGAAGCTCTTATGGATCTCGGCTCAGTCCTTCAAAGAGCGCAACCAAGTCGTCAGGCACTTGCCTGCCGTTAGGACTGATCACTGACCACTGACCACTGATCACTGGTTACTCGTCTAGCAACACGCCTGTTTGAACCCGCATGATCCGTTGTGTCGTATGGGACGGCTAGGCGGAGACCGGCAGTTCCGGGTAGCTGGGCCCCTGAACGATCTCTCCCACGGCCACTCCTTCCACCGATGCCATGCGGTCGTTCCAGTCCTCGCCGCCACGGCGGATGTGTCCCGGCATCAGGTGCATGACGTAGCTTCGCCGGGGGTTGTCGGTCTTGTTGCCGT
The Acidobacteriota bacterium DNA segment above includes these coding regions:
- a CDS encoding SGNH/GDSL hydrolase family protein, which encodes MDDSSTFLNKRDYRKTPFKVGVALGESTTAGGTATRRELTWVHRLGQLIDEAQLEPVKMINSGLGANLISRRSPAYENSGKPSAMERYVKHVLAHRPDLVLVSYGLNDARGGTPLEAFLQDLGHILLDIKERSGALMVLVNAYYMTAFDQYPPFDRGSLESFIGFNAAMRHLAQECDVLYADVFEAQGMAPWMVDPDGVHANNLGHRVIANRVFEVLARNCSALSQSAVELRKTFQPWRDESVLRRR
- a CDS encoding cupin domain-containing protein → MPTRYLRIPLLGLFLLVFSLLPGLATERVFILKNEGEIVQYKIRDKQEEVKRVASYSDKDFPGVFPAASISMKRGNILSVYDRQRHLTGRLVYDPNADRLKLYDGNPGDRAGLSGRLLEQPNLDETFRQRSHMYFKDWNSAPRRDPLKSKFGKMTGSTYRDVFVLQGRVFGISGDHVYQLTDKKGESLVGGPRTALVLSGADLTGAAESPWGEAFIADAASDQLHRVFLREGELVAENPVKSPTLKSPSGLDFTASGELFVANGTANPHAVSRLKFNLSGFTRWWPRAGKGLDLDGSGALDVAVAEPVGYVISEKTHPIRQLSAEEAGGHFGISQVVYLAPQINSESAVIALVQYGPGGNTPVHYHPKMEQIEIVLEGKALWEVGEFEREVGPGDVIFTPRFVKHGYKVLGDKPFKFLQLEWRNIED
- a CDS encoding aldolase/citrate lyase family protein, which produces MRKSKVLKKFRSGEFARICGMGHFLPFFIRHAAHSQYDGIWFDLEHRTMNDREVQSILALCHLHDIDCMIRPSTREPARLYRYLEEGAAGFMFPFVNNAEVARQLVRAVKFPPLGDRGVDGAGMDADYTLAAWTPGADYCGEANRETFILAQIEAPEALDNVDEIAAVEGIDCLFVGPADLTRRMSSLPGAKPFVLDDAVRRVADAASRAGKAWGVTVPSLEALKKYRGMGGQVMPWGGDYFLVGVLDQCRRDMDGVLEPE
- a CDS encoding phytanoyl-CoA dioxygenase family protein yields the protein MQPGLRKQLDEEGYVILRGLVEPQVVAEARADLDGLVDQLAAGLIQEGRAPSSLAEEPFETRIYRLFRDCLDQAPQSFRHELHLPGIFGYFFHPELLDLVESVLGGEIRLYPNYTVRPKLPDWEGTRIWWHQDGGYTHFVHTDDSVRHDDVEELRMLNVWSPLVPAREENGCMQFVPGSHKLGVVPHVSRRYYLEIVDPRYTPLFEKAVSIELDPGDVVLFSNLLFHQGLPNRSRTVRWNLDWRYQDARQPTLRQDQGHIARSRSRPASAVRSAEEWVRLEFR